TTTCAGCTGGAAATACTTAATTACTCCAATACTTAATTAGTTACTTTTAAGATGATTTTATATAATGGATTATGTGGGCTACCATGCTTATAACATGCATTGGTAAAGATCAAACCAGTGTTTTGCCTCTGACCTCATAGATTGTGTAATCTGTAAAGCTTTGTGATGGttaagtaaatgtaaaaatgatgaaatatttAGAGGAAAAAACCAAAAAGATCAGAACTGTTATTTTCTTCTTAAGAATCTCAAAATAGCATAATCTAAAACTGCAACAGTAATAAGCTGCTTACATTTCACTAGTGATAATATATCAGTCAGAAGGACCAAACTATGACTATATTATTCAGCAAAGGATCTGTATATTCTTTCACCACTGATGAAAAGCATGGCTTACACATTTATAGaaacagaataataaaaatgttatgACTTCTTCCAGGACATAATAGAGAAACCTCGTTCCCACCTAGCAACCAAAAGCTCTTTGTGGCCATAAAACCCTGAGCAAAGAGGCTATCTCTGTGTGAACTGGCCATAATACTGTCGCCTCTATTTAGACTGGAGGTTTTAACAGTCACATGTGATGGTCCACTCTAGTAAACTCTTATATTCTGAAAACCAGACGACAGTATGAAGTCAAACAGCCCCTACATCTGTACATCATTAACTGCTTATATTTGTTGCCATGCCGTTCAGCTCTTAAACCACTGTTGCAGGGCTAATGAATAGAAAGTTTTCTTAAGCTTATATGTCATagtcatcttaaaacacatgttACAGCCTTAACCAACAATCCTCTGTCACCTTGCAAAATGATGGCTTATTTACAGGCTGCTGTTGTGGATCGGATTGTGTCTTCAgtgttttatatgtgtgtttagCCAAAGCCAGAAGTGTGGTGAACTTTCACCGTAGTGTGAGAATCATAATTGCCTTTTATTGTGGCTACAGAAATACTATGATTTATTAAAGATTTAATCATGTGGCATACTGTATCATAGAATCAGAGAAAACCTTGTAGTGAATGGATTATTATCTCTCTTCTTAGCACTCTGTTGCTCGTGGTATGGATTATGTccctgtgcagatgaaatgggtTATCACATGATCTTTACAGCACAGTATGCGTGACAAAGTGAGTCTTTCTTATCTGTCCTTACAAAATGCTGTCTGCTAAGAcgactgcagtgtgtgtgtgtgaagtagtCCCACCATTATCAAAATACAAAACCACGTGATTTAAGAGAACATGTTAGCAAACTTCCTTGAAAAACCACTAAAGGCAGGCTCCACTtcctctataaaaacaacaactgttttAATTTTCATCTAATTTTTGCATTTcagtaaatacacaaacatttttggcttaccttttttctgtttcttgctGGGATGTGCATTTATCCAGGTGTGCTGCTGAACTCAAGATAGCGAACAGCCTTCAGTGTGCCATTAGTCTAAGTGACACTGAGCATGGGAAAAAAATGGTAAAGGTGTTCTTCGACAACATTAAAAGGGAACGTTGGAGAGCTGAGCGGCCTATAATTCATGAAGCGACACATTGGATGGCGCCACCATAGCCCTGTCATTAGATCGATTTACTAAACAAACTCAAACTAGGGTGGGGATGTTAAACAGTAACCCAGTGCCATAAAAACGAAAAGGAAAAGATCACCAGGTATGcgtatttgtgtgtgagtgagtgtgagtgtgtgtgtgtctggcaccACCTCTGAGGGCAGAAGGTTGGAGATTCAAGAGGTGCAAAGTAATGTTTCACAAAATAATGGGAGAAAAATAAGGATTCTAGACATTTATTTCTCTTCCATTTGAAGTTGAACATTTCAGTTATGTACACAGTAAAAGGAAAATACAGCAAAATATGTCAATatgtttcctttaaaaaaaaagtattttttaaaaaacaaaatgtgagcCTGAACTTTTAAGAGCTAAATAACTAATGAATTTATGGTTGAAGCCCATGAAGTACAAAAACAGACCAGCAGATGGCAGGAGTTCATCCATTCAGAGTCAAAGGAAACAACATTTTGCAGAAAGTCTCTgttctctgtaaacagctgtttGTGAATGGATCACAGGTCACTGCATAATTAAGTATGTTTTAGGTGACAGGTCAGGCACTGGCTGCTAGCTGTCTGCCTTAACATCATTCACATTCTGCATCTTTGTCCATGAGACGTAAGTTACAGAATTCCAAGAAGGCTGTCCTTTATATATTAAATTGTTTGCAGTTACATAACAACAATAGCACAGTAAGTTACAAAACATATACATACAGAAATATATTACACCAGCCGTTTTTTAAGCACCCCTACCCGGGAAGCAAAAATTACAGGTTCTCCTCCCCAAAAAAGTGAGCATGTCCAAACAATTAAAAGTCGTCAGACTCAGGAAGACCTCGTTGATGCCCTGCAGATCAATATGGCTCACATAATACAGCCTGAAAATGTGATAAGGAACTAAGCAGATCACCATGATAAGTGCAAAGCACAAGCTCTTCAACTGAGCTCCAAAGTCCTGCTGGGAGATGCATCCCTGGTGATGCTTCCTGTATAAAACCCACAGGACTTTAGCTTGGAGAGCTGTCAGCGTGATGGCCACGAAAATAATCAACGTGCTGGCGATGTAGTTAAACTCCTCGGCAGACTCTATGTTTTTTGCAAATTTGAAGCAGAGTGTTGAGGTGTTGTTGGCTTCTTCATGGTCTTTCCCGTATTTGAAATGAATTATGCAAGGGACCACGACAAGCAAAACAAtccacaccacagcactgacaAGAAATGCATGAATCCTCTGGAAGGAGGCCACCCGCCCAGTTTTGTTGTAGAATGTTAACAGGCGGGTGATGAGGATGATCACATAGAAGATAAAAGACATGTACATATGGATGTGGATCATGCTGCTGACCATTTTACACCATCCTTGTCCCAGACTCCACCTATGAGTGGCATAATAATAAATTCTGAAGGGCACTGTGAGAAGGAAGATGAAGTGAGCAAAGATCAGGTTCAGCACAGCGATGGAGGTGGTGGAAAATGTGCTGGATTTCATGATGTGTATCATCAGGCTCAGGCTAATGGTACCGGCGAGGAGAACCACAGAGTAGACGATGAGCAGGAGTGTGTGGTACTCGGTGTCATTCTGTGGCTTTACAGTCGTCACAGTCATCATGGAACTGGTAGTTGGGGATAGTGTGCTCATTGCAACTGTAGAATCCATCTaaatgagacagaggaggaagagagatgaAGAAGGCACTTTGGATATAAAATAGTAAAATAGTAATTattcttaaatgtatttttttcaataCAATTTTATTTGTATACCATCTTCTTGTATACCACTATTAAAATTGTCTCTACGGAGACGTAGTGATAATATAACCCTTTAACACTAAAAAGAAACTGCAAACtttcacatttcatttattAGTGAGAGAACAGTGCTGTTAGTTAAAGGTCATGATGAATGAAGGCAAAGGTGAAAGCAGAGTTAACAAACACACTTACCTTTTGGTCAAAGGAGGAGCGGCTGGCAAGTGTTTTTACAATAAAGAAGTGAAGGATACCTCCATCAAAGCATTAGATTGTCTTGACAGCACAAAGATGTCTTATAGTGTGTCTCTCCTTCTGCTTAAAAATGaactgttcatgtgtgtgtagagagagtGAAACCACTGTCCACTTTTGCATATTGTCTCGCTGTGTGGCAAAAACAGGAGGtgacactacacacacacacacacatgtcagcaCAACCACAGAGCTGGTTGCTTCCTCCTTCTGAGCAACTCTACATCCTTTACTTTACATCTGAAATATATCATAAAATAGAGGCAGTTAGATTATGAAGAGGTACTGTACATAGGCTATAGCGAGAAACTTCTTTTATTAGAGGAACAGAGAAAAAGCGTGGTTGACAATAGTATGcatttgctgtgtgtgcatatgtatgATTTACCATCACAGAATACCCTTTATATCTGATACTATCAGAGTACTGAATAGCATCATAATGTCAAAAAGTAATCTATCAGcttaatatttacaaaaacatttcaaagacaAGGATCCCAAATCCCAACTTACTCCATCTAGTCAAAGGTTGGCTTATTCAAAAGAGAAGTTTCTCAGGATGTGGTGATGCTAGCTGTGATGTTGATATGTGTTAATTTAAGCATGTCACAGCGAGCAGTAAACCATAATAATCAGTTATGAGAATAGAGTTCACCAAGTTTTTTTTAGTAAAAGTAACATTTGTAGAATTTTGTACAAATTCATTCCTAACCCTACTCACGAAGTTTAAAGATAAATGCTATTTACAGGACACAGTGGTTATAAAAAAAGTATAATTTGAAAAGTTACTAAagctgtagaaatgtagtgtgCTAAAACAAGCACTGAATTACGAAAGAGTAGAGTTTGTAAGCCTCAGTTCAGGAGTAATCAGACTTAGGTTCCAGCAACATAACTAGCACATATATACTGTAGCACTGGTTAATGTTCAGGGAGGATTTTGCATGATTCTTATTATAGATTGAAATAAATTATGTTATCATCTATGCCAACACaaatagaataataataaaaataaccaTAATGTATTAATCGTTGTTTCTATTGGTCCTTTTAGCAGAAATAACTTTTTGTGTAATGCCTACATTTGTGCAAACTCTTCCTGGTGATAAAACCACTTGCAGATCCTGTGTTGAAACTTGGTTTCTGTGAGCCTCCTTTTCGTATCAGATCTTCTGGTCTTGAGCTGTGGTGGCCCTGATTGACTTTTATGGTTTGGATAGTTTTAGATTATGGGCATTCTAGTGTtttccacagttttttttaaatatatatgtatgaaaATAAGTTATTTGCTTAGCACCTTTATTAAAAAGGATCAAATGTTTGCTTGatgcaaaaacatgcaaaaatagTCAACTTCATTTTTGCAGTCAGTACAGTTTTTACTAGAACACCAGCTAGACACAATAAGTTAAAACAACACACCTTCCCTTCCAAACAATGATGCATTTTAGGCAGCTTTACAGGAAGTATTGTTACAAAGAGGTTAACAAGTCACCCTTCTCCAGTAGATCATAAATCCACATCCTTGGCAAAGGCTTAAGTCACAGTAAAATATTCAAGTATCCTTAGTCAAATACATCaatgattaataaaaaaatatgctttAAACAGACACTGTGCATATCTTTACAAAAGAATACAATACTGTGCGAAAGTCTTTGGTTACTTGTTTATATGTAGTTTTGCACTGTAATCTAAAAAACAGGATAACGAGGGCAACGTGacatctgaaacacaaacagctcacTGTTGTTCAAGGGAAGTGCATCTTTGTTCTCTTCCACAGCTTGAGCCTTCTTGAAGTGAGAATATGTGTGAGCACGCTGAGCAGCATCAGGAAGATTGTCATTGACATCACTATCACATAGTGGCTGATGCTGAAACACAAATAAGTGTGCCACATTGAGGTGTGATACTATGTAAAGCAGGCACTGTTTGTAAATATGTCCTGTTCATTTCTACGTAGCTTACCTTGTACCAATGTCTAACCAACTACCGTAGTCCTGCACCAAGAAGAAAAAGTGCTGAGGGGAAGAAAACAGGCCAGTGAAACGTTGGGGTGAGGTTTCACACAGTCTACAAACTCTTGGGCATTAAACTGAGAAGAAAGGCCTTACCAGTGCCATCAGGTCAGAGATAACCAGGACAATGAGGAACAAACTGGAAAACAAGAAACCAAGGAGATTATGATAGTAATCACAGTAAATGAGCATGATTTCAGTACCCATGGCTGCAACACATTTGTTAGTATTTATTTAAAAGGCTTCTTCGAGAGATTACCTTCGTGATGAGAGCTGTGTTGTAACTTGGATGGTCTCAAATGTACACATTACTATGATGAATGGAATGATAacctggaagaaaaaaacaggaaattacAATTCTGTCTATAGCATGTCTAGAGAAATGTAATTTTCTGATAATCATCTTTAGAATTGAGGCAGTGATAGACAAGATAAGTGCAAAAAGGTCAATGGGGTAAAGGATCAATGCAGCAGGTCAGACGATGAGTAACTTTTATTGTTATTCTACCACGCCTTGTTGCAAATTACAAGTGTGTAGAAAATAATGGTGTTGTCAGACACCTATTAATTGAAGCCTGACAGTGACAAATAGTGTCATATAGAGCTAGAAGAGTGCTAACAGAGGGCCCAGGTTTTAAAATAGCAGAATTATTTCATACGACAGCATCAGGACAACAAAAAGTATCACTCTTCACACAGTGCTAGACTTCCCCTTCTTTGAAACTCTGAGAAAAATTCAAGTGTACAAACGTACCTTCCACATCATCAGCCCCCCCATgatgaaagggttaaaaaccgTGAGGAAACAATAAACAGACGCTGGGTCAAAACTAGaaatagacagagagagaagcagataAAGTTTAGACAACATCAAATCTATTTTGTGGAGAGGAAAATACACCTCTGTAGATTTTTTACTGTTTGGTGCAAGTAAAcatataacaaaaaaatacaaaggttacatttaaaaaaaaatgttcagtgtGTTCTGCATTTTTATAGATCACATACTTCCTTCCTGTATTCAAATGACATGGCTAttaaaaaagcagcagtaaTAGCAGCATCAGTGATACCAGACATTTACCCCCCCATccccccacagacacacatgattGATATCGATCTTGATATAGAGTTGTATATACCTGTTAATGGATGCAATGTTTCCTGTGCCAAAAAAAGCTGTTATTATAAAAAAGACCTAAATACAACGTGGAGTCAAGGAAAGACCTGACACACTGCAGTAAGATGGTCTATTTGGGTGACATTTGAACTGGTAAGGATACAAAAAAATATGATCTTCTGATGTCATCCAACTTCAGCTGGCGGATTCTGGTGATATCAATGTTTTCAGAGAAATCAATAGTTGAtaactggaagaaaaaaaacaatcatagcCACAAACCTGTTAACAAACAACTCAGTGctgaaaactgtgtgtgtatgtaaagcTTTGTATTCATCCTCTTTAGGTCACAGCATGTTATTGTGAGTACAACTTGTTTGGTGTTTAAAGGGCAGAAATATTGGAAACAGTGGAAATCTATTTAAATCTGTTCATATGGCTGTACGAGATTCAAGTGTTGTTGCTGACAACTTGGACTTGGTATGTTGCTGGAGTTTTCTACTAAAAAGTAAACAGCCTACAATCAAGCCTCCATTAAATAGAAAATTGCATCTCATTCAGGTTGCTCCAACAATCCATATTTGGAAACACGAAATGTCTGTACCTCTTGTCTGCCCTGAGCAAGCAAGGCTTCCTGTTCAATGTTGATCCACACAAACATTAACCAAGATAACACAGGTGGGAACAAGGCCTCTGACCTGAGTGGAAGTAAACAGAAACATCTATTAAGACtctacgttttttttttttagccttgtTGCTGCAGCGGTAAAACTTTCACTACATGTTGTCTTACCCAGTGCTGAGCAGGAGGTATGTGGATGTGAGAGacaggaggatgctgaggagtCGATAGAAGAGGCGTGTGGAGCTCAGCAGAGGGACAAATATAGAGGATGctgagaaaggagaggagatagCAAAGACGtgttgtgtcacagtgtgacatttttAATATGCACAAACATGATTATAACCGTCTGTGATTTTCCATGATACTAAACACAGCAACATCCCACGTATTGTGTGCTCAGTTACATCCACCTACCTAATGTGCTCCAGCTGATGATCTGATTAAGAAGCGGCAGCCCCTGTTTTTGTTGTAGGCTAGAGTGTGTGAGGGATGGCACGTATGCACAAACAGCCACATGGAGCATCTGTTGTGTTTGAAAAGTAATTTTAGTAAAtgcattgacacacacacccacatataGTCTGTAATTACCTGAGCCACAAACTGATATCTGTCACTTGTGTGCAGTACTGTCCTTTGCTGCGATGACCAGAGGTAACAGGCTGAAGTGAAGAGAGTGAGCAGACCTGCACAAGTACTGAAGAAAGTAATGTAATGATTCACCATAATTTTGAAGACATACAATTTATTATTGCACATTATTTAGCAGATTATTTGAATTAAATGCTCTCTGAGTTTACCACTTATTCAAATTCTGTATTCATTTTGTGTTTGGTGACTTTTTTTCACAAGTGAGTTGAAGAGGAAAATCTATCATCCAGCCTAAATTTGGCTTTTGAGTTTTGCCACAATGGGACATTGCGGTAAACATTTTGATAAATGTAAGCAAATGAAGGAAGTACTTACACCAGATGTATGTTAGGCTCTCTACCCACAACAGGCATCAAGGGGAAAGCAGCCAAACACAGACAACCCAGAAACCAGCTCAATGAGCGcaactgcacacagacagttaCAGGATGTTAAAACTGCAAATGGCCTTGATCTTAATGCAAGGAGGACACATAACTTTACACTAAAGTGTAAAAGTGTAAACTGAAAGCTTAGTTAGAACCGACTCACAATAGCTTCAGTCATTGATCAAATTATTggataaaatgtttta
This portion of the Parambassis ranga chromosome 20, fParRan2.1, whole genome shotgun sequence genome encodes:
- the gpr141 gene encoding probable G-protein coupled receptor 141, which produces MDSTVAMSTLSPTTSSMMTVTTVKPQNDTEYHTLLLIVYSVVLLAGTISLSLMIHIMKSSTFSTTSIAVLNLIFAHFIFLLTVPFRIYYYATHRWSLGQGWCKMVSSMIHIHMYMSFIFYVIILITRLLTFYNKTGRVASFQRIHAFLVSAVVWIVLLVVVPCIIHFKYGKDHEEANNTSTLCFKFAKNIESAEEFNYIASTLIIFVAITLTALQAKVLWVLYRKHHQGCISQQDFGAQLKSLCFALIMVICLVPYHIFRLYYVSHIDLQGINEVFLSLTTFNCLDMLTFLGRRTCNFCFPGRGA